CGACGACAGGGCGCCCTCATCGGCTCAGGCTCCAATCGTACGGCCCCCCGGCGCGGCGTTTCCGGCGGCCGGCCGCGCCACGGCCGGCCTTGGGGGCCGCGACCTGTCGGACGATGCCGGCGGACGACCGGAGCCAAGGGCGACACGGCCGCCGGACCCGGCCCGAGACGAGGCCGGACCGCGCCTCCGTCCCCGGAGCCGCCGCTTCGCAATACCTTAGTATGACCGGCGCAGATCAATGTATGTGCCATTCTATATTTTGCGACGATATTTCGAATGCAGGAAAAAATTATCTTCGAGACAGACGCCGCGCTGATAGGCGGCGGAATTTCGGAGATAGTCAGATGTTGCACCGGCTGATCTTTGCCTCCGCCTTGCTGGCCGCCACCACCGGCAGCGTCCTCGCGCAGCAGACGCACACGATCGACGTGTGGGGCGCGCGGATCGAGGTGCCGAACCAGGGCCCCGGCGGCCTGTTCGGCGACGGCGCGATGCGCCCGCGCGATGGGGGTCTCGCGGCCGGTGCGACGCTGGCAGGGATCGCGCCGGCCCGGTCTTTGGCGCCTACCGCTCCCGCCCTTCTGGACACGCGCGGCCGGCGGCGGTGAGCGCAGGTTGCGCTCCCCTGCAGACCCGCATCGTGTCACCCGGGCCGGGTGACACGATGCGGGCAGCCGGGTGATGCCGGACAGGTCGCCGTCCGCGCTCCGGACGCGGTAGCAGCATCCGCCGGGCGCGTCCTCCACCCGGGGTGCCGTCGCGGATCAGCGGGATCCGGGCGGCGTAGGCGGCCCGGGCCGCCCGGTCGTGCATCGTCCTGGCGATCTCGGTCTGGAACGCGCTGCGCGCGATGGTATCGACGGTGATGGTGTGGGCGGCAAGCCCCACCGCCTGACCCTGGTCGGGAGTTCGAGCCCCGCCCTGGCCAAGCCGTAGGCCGCCTGCCCGTTGCCGCCGCGCCGGCCCGACAGCGAGGCGATACTGATGACCGTGCCGCCGCCCACGCGCATGAAGGCGGTCGCGACGGACAGGCCGATGGTCCCGCCCTGTCGACGAGGGCGGCCTTGCCCGCGAGCCGCTGCGTCGTCTCCTCACCTCCATCGTCTCACGAGGCGGCACGGCCACCCTGCTTGACGGCCAGGAAGAAATCGGGCCGGCCGACCTGGCCGCCCTTCAGCGCCAGTTCGAGCCCGTCGAGGGGCGTGTCGGGGCCATGCGCCCGGCAGACCGGCGAACCCGGATCGAGGGGCCCGAGCGCGGTGAGCGCGTCGATGCCGAGCTGCATCGCGGCATGACCCGAGGTGTCGCCGCCCGCGATCACCGCCCGGGTCAGGCCGGCGGCCCGCACGATCTCCCGCAGGGCGTGGCCGAGCCCGGCGCCAAGCCGCTCGCTCGCCTGGACCGGATCGAGACCGGCGACGGACACTGCCTCCCGCAGGGCGGCGACGCCCGAATCGTCCGGGCCGGCCGCGCTGTAGACCAGGGGATCGCGCCCCGCGCCGAGGGCGCGGAGAGCCGCCTCGACCGCCCGGCCGATCTCGCGCGCGAACGCTTGGTCATCGACCACGAGGCGGGCGTCGAGCCGGATGCCGGCAAAGCCCCGGTCGAGGGCGTGGGCGATCTGGCCGGCCGTCGCCGGCGAGACCGAGCCGGAAACCACCGCCATCCGCGCGACCGGGCCGGGCCGGGAGACCGGCGGCTCGGCCGGCAGCAGGCCGGCGGCGCGCCAATGGGCGACCAGGGCGGCCTCGATCCCCTGCGACCCGATGGCGAAGACCGGGCGCCCGCCCCGCTCCCAGATCAGCCGCCCGGCCTCGGCCAGGGTCTCGGCATCGAGCACGTCGAGAGACACGATCCGGGCGCCCTCCTCCCTCGCCCGGGCCAGCGCCGCATCGCCCGCGCCGCGTTTCATCGCCACGAAGTCGACGAGACCGATCGGGAGCGCCGTCTGGCGGGCGAGATGGCGTCCGAGATCGGCCTCGTCCATCGGCGTGACCGGGTGGCGGGCCATGGTCGGGTGACGGTCGAGGCGGTGGCCCCGGCCGTCGGCCATCGCGAACAGGTGGCCGAAGCTCTGGTAGCGCCCCATCCCCGGATCGGCGACGACCATCGGGATCCAGTCGCCGGCAAAGACGCTGTGGCCGATCTCGGCGGCCCGGCCGATGGAGCCGACATGCGGCGCCGAATCGAAGGTCGAGCAGACCTTGTAATGCGCCACCGGCGCGTCGAGCGAGGCGAGGAGCCGGAAGGCGGGCGGCAATTCCCGGTCCATCCAGGCCGGCGGCTGCGAGCGCGCCACCCCGGCGATGCCGATGGCGCGGGCGCCCGCGAAGGCCTTCAGGCGCGCCGCGCCGGGAACCGAGAGGAACAGCACGGTCTCGAGTCCGGCGAAGGCCAGCACCTCCATCGCCGCCGAGGAGCCGGTGAAATCGTCGCCGTAGAAGGCGACGAGCGGGCCGTCGGGGAGCGCACGGAAGGCCTGGATATTCGGGGTCATGCGGCGCCCTCCAGCGCCTGCGCCAGGGCCTGATGGGTGCGGGCGTGGTCGGACAGCGGAATGCCCGCCACCGCCGCCTCCCAGGCCTGGCGGAACGCCGCCACCCCCTCGCCCGGCCCGCCCGGATGGGCGACGATGCCGCCGCCCGCGGTGACGATGAGATCGGTGGAGCCGAGCGCCGCGTAGGTGCCCGGCGCCTGCCGCACCGTCTGGCCGGACGAGAAGACCGGCATGGCCAGGCACGGCTTGTCGGGGAACAGCGGGGTCAGGCAGGTCCGAGCCGAGGCGACGACGCTGTCGTCGTCCTCCGAGAACTTGTTGTCGAGGCCGTTGACGTGCATGTGGTCGGCGCCGGCGAGCCGCCAGATCTTCTGCCAGGCGACGTAGGACCACCCGAGCAGCGGGTGACGGGTCAGCGCGCCCCAGCCGTTGCGGTGGGCGTGGATCGGCAACTCGCTCATCCGCGCCAGCTCGATCATGCCGACGAGGCCGACCGAGTTGAGGCTCGCCATCACGCAGGTACCGCCGAGATCGCGCACGAGATCGTGGCGGCGGCGCATCTGATCGATCTCGCCGGTGAGGTTGAAGGCGACCATCACCTTCTTCCCCGTCCGTTCGGCATGGTCGTTGACGACCCGCATCACCGCGCGCGCCCGGTCGTCGAACGGGCAATGCGGCCCGTCGGCCTGCAACTCGTCGTCCTTGATGAAGTCGATCCCGCCCTCGCACAGGGTGCGGACCAGGGCGGCGGTCTCGTCCGGCCCGAAACCGACGCTCGGCTTGACGATGGTGCCGATGATCGGCCGCCCCTCGACGCCGGCGAGGCGGCGCGTGCCTTCGATCCCGAAGCGCGGGCCCGGATAGGCCTCGGCGAAGGCCTGCGGCAGCCGGATGTCGAGGAGGCGCAGGCCCGTGACCGGGCGCAGCTCGAACAGGTTGCCGGCCACCGTGGCGAGCAGGTTCGGCAGCGAGGGGCCGAGATTCTCGATCGGCCAGGACAGGGTGACGCGGGCACGGCGCAACTTGCCTGCGTCGATGGCGGCGGTGGTCGGCAGCGACGGGGCCGCGACGCCCTCCTCCAGCACCTCCAGCCGCTCGACCCGGGCGGCGGAACGGGCCTTGAGTTCCGGCGTCTCGCCCGGCACCGGCACGAAGGTGCCGCTCGATTGCTCGCCGGCCATCGTCTCCGCCACACGGCGGGGATCGCTCGCGGTCTCCAGGAGATAATCGGCCTCGATCCGGACCGGAGGCGCGGCGGGGTGCTGGCTCATTCACTCGATTCCGATCGCGGCGCCGATACGGGGCGCACCGACGAGTCTAGAACATCGCCCGTTCGCACTGCAATCGGTCGATGTTCTTGGCCTCGGATTTCACAGCATTTTCTATGGAG
This sequence is a window from Methylobacterium sp. SyP6R. Protein-coding genes within it:
- a CDS encoding four-carbon acid sugar kinase family protein gives rise to the protein MTPNIQAFRALPDGPLVAFYGDDFTGSSAAMEVLAFAGLETVLFLSVPGAARLKAFAGARAIGIAGVARSQPPAWMDRELPPAFRLLASLDAPVAHYKVCSTFDSAPHVGSIGRAAEIGHSVFAGDWIPMVVADPGMGRYQSFGHLFAMADGRGHRLDRHPTMARHPVTPMDEADLGRHLARQTALPIGLVDFVAMKRGAGDAALARAREEGARIVSLDVLDAETLAEAGRLIWERGGRPVFAIGSQGIEAALVAHWRAAGLLPAEPPVSRPGPVARMAVVSGSVSPATAGQIAHALDRGFAGIRLDARLVVDDQAFAREIGRAVEAALRALGAGRDPLVYSAAGPDDSGVAALREAVSVAGLDPVQASERLGAGLGHALREIVRAAGLTRAVIAGGDTSGHAAMQLGIDALTALGPLDPGSPVCRAHGPDTPLDGLELALKGGQVGRPDFFLAVKQGGRAAS
- a CDS encoding ribulose-bisphosphate carboxylase large subunit family protein yields the protein MSQHPAAPPVRIEADYLLETASDPRRVAETMAGEQSSGTFVPVPGETPELKARSAARVERLEVLEEGVAAPSLPTTAAIDAGKLRRARVTLSWPIENLGPSLPNLLATVAGNLFELRPVTGLRLLDIRLPQAFAEAYPGPRFGIEGTRRLAGVEGRPIIGTIVKPSVGFGPDETAALVRTLCEGGIDFIKDDELQADGPHCPFDDRARAVMRVVNDHAERTGKKVMVAFNLTGEIDQMRRRHDLVRDLGGTCVMASLNSVGLVGMIELARMSELPIHAHRNGWGALTRHPLLGWSYVAWQKIWRLAGADHMHVNGLDNKFSEDDDSVVASARTCLTPLFPDKPCLAMPVFSSGQTVRQAPGTYAALGSTDLIVTAGGGIVAHPGGPGEGVAAFRQAWEAAVAGIPLSDHARTHQALAQALEGAA